The Geobacillus stearothermophilus ATCC 12980 genome contains a region encoding:
- a CDS encoding DUF2564 family protein — MVRRDADVHTGYNDVKQVEMFVETAEKMVGQATMQLDPEMLRHAEQAVKNARDQLARARQEATGVDGDFLARCEQTLARAEHQLREARQ; from the coding sequence ATGGTCAGACGCGATGCCGACGTACATACGGGATACAACGATGTAAAGCAAGTGGAAATGTTCGTCGAAACGGCGGAGAAAATGGTCGGCCAGGCGACGATGCAGCTCGACCCCGAGATGCTTCGCCATGCCGAACAAGCGGTGAAAAACGCCCGCGACCAACTTGCGCGCGCCCGCCAAGAAGCAACGGGCGTCGACGGTGATTTTCTCGCCCGTTGCGAACAAACATTGGCCCGCGCCGAACACCAGCTTCGCGAGGCGCGGCAATAA
- the cspD gene encoding cold-shock protein CspD gives MQRGKVKWFNNEKGYGFIEVEGGSDVFVHFTAIQGEGFKSLEEGQEVSFEIVQGNRGPQAANVVKL, from the coding sequence ATGCAACGTGGTAAAGTAAAATGGTTTAACAACGAAAAAGGCTATGGTTTCATCGAAGTGGAAGGCGGTTCGGACGTATTCGTTCACTTCACGGCGATCCAAGGTGAAGGGTTCAAATCGTTGGAAGAAGGCCAAGAAGTTTCGTTTGAAATCGTACAAGGAAACCGCGGACCGCAAGCAGCGAACGTTGTCAAATTATAA